Proteins encoded together in one Vigna angularis cultivar LongXiaoDou No.4 chromosome 5, ASM1680809v1, whole genome shotgun sequence window:
- the LOC128196707 gene encoding uncharacterized protein LOC128196707 → MNLSGLSNNVVKFNRLNYADWSEQIQFQLGVLDLDMTIMMDEMPVAITETSTSDEKSLYEAWHRSNRLSLNLMRMSMAENVKHSMPKTENAKKFMKMIKEYSQSDITDKSIVRTLMSELTTKKFDWSQPIHEHVTGMANIATRLKSMGIEPCWYKRKGD, encoded by the exons ATGAATTTATCAGGTTTGAGCAACAATGTGGTCAAGTTTAATAGGCTCAATTATGCTGATTGGTCAGAACAAATTCAGTTCCAATTGGGTGTGTTAGACTTGGATATGACAATTATGATGGATGAAATGCCCGTAGCCATTACAGAGACCAGTACAAGTGATGAAAAATCTCTTTATGAGGCTTGGCATAGGTCTAACAGGTTGTCACTAAACTTGATGCGCATGTCTATGGCAGAAAATGTAAAGCATTCTATGCCTAAAACGGAAAACGCAAAgaaattcatgaaaatgatcAAAGAGTACTCACAATCAGACATAACTGACAAGTCTATTGTGAGAACTCTTATGAGTGAGCTGACTACCAAAAAGTTTGACTGGTCACAACCCATACATGAACATGTAACTGGAATGGCTAATATAGCAACAAGATTGAAGTCAATGGGAATAGAG CCATGTTGGTACAAGAGGAAGggagattga